A genomic window from Methanobrevibacter sp. TLL-48-HuF1 includes:
- a CDS encoding hydroxymethylglutaryl-CoA synthase, translated as MVGIVGYGAYVPSYRIKVEEIAKVWGDDPVALSRGLIVNEKSVPSADEDTATIAVTAARYALARAQIDPQKIGAIYVGSESHPYAVKPSATIVAEAINATPVLTAADLEFACKAGTAGIQMTMGLVDSNMIEYGLAIGADTSQGAPGDALEYTASAGGAAYIIGKDNTLADIEETYSFTTDTPDFYRREGQDYPSHGGRFTGEPAYFKHVLSAAKGLFEKTDSKPEDYDYACFHQPNGKFYLRAGKKLGFTNEQIQQGLLTPNIGNTYSGAVPLALSNILDVAEPGDKIFVVSYGSGAGSDGFTLTVNEEIKERRDLAPKTQDIIDRKQYVDYAVYAKFKGKIKM; from the coding sequence ATGGTAGGAATTGTTGGATATGGGGCGTATGTGCCGTCATATAGAATAAAAGTAGAAGAAATTGCTAAAGTGTGGGGAGATGATCCTGTTGCTTTATCAAGGGGTTTGATTGTAAACGAAAAATCCGTACCTTCTGCTGATGAAGATACTGCTACTATTGCAGTAACTGCTGCTAGATATGCTCTAGCAAGAGCTCAGATTGACCCGCAAAAAATAGGGGCGATTTATGTTGGTTCTGAATCACATCCTTATGCAGTAAAACCGTCTGCAACTATTGTTGCAGAAGCTATAAATGCTACTCCTGTTTTAACTGCTGCGGATTTAGAATTTGCTTGTAAAGCTGGAACTGCTGGAATTCAAATGACTATGGGACTTGTGGATTCCAATATGATTGAGTATGGATTAGCTATTGGTGCTGATACTTCTCAAGGTGCACCTGGAGATGCATTAGAATACACTGCATCTGCTGGAGGTGCAGCATATATTATTGGTAAAGATAACACTCTTGCTGATATTGAAGAAACATACAGTTTTACTACTGATACTCCTGATTTTTATAGAAGGGAAGGACAAGACTATCCATCTCACGGTGGCCGTTTCACTGGAGAACCAGCATACTTTAAACATGTATTAAGTGCTGCAAAAGGTTTATTTGAAAAAACTGATTCAAAACCTGAAGATTATGATTACGCTTGTTTCCACCAACCTAATGGTAAATTTTACTTAAGGGCAGGTAAAAAACTTGGATTTACTAATGAACAAATCCAACAAGGTCTTTTAACTCCAAATATAGGAAACACTTATTCTGGTGCAGTTCCATTAGCTTTATCTAATATTTTAGATGTTGCAGAACCTGGAGATAAAATATTTGTTGTTTCATATGGATCTGGTGCTGGTAGTGACGGATTTACATTAACAGTAAATGAAGAAATTAAAGAAAGAAGAGATTTAGCTCCAAAAACACAAGACATCATTGATAGAAAACAATATGTTGATTATGCTGTTTATGCTAAATTTAAAGGCAAAATTAAAATGTAG
- a CDS encoding thiolase domain-containing protein, which translates to MRDVAIIGVSQTKFGELWDSSFRDLIAEAGVKAVMDAEVEGDDIEAMYVGNMSSGLFVDQEHIAALISDHMGLNPIPTTRVEAACASGGLALRQGIMAVASGFHDVVISAGVEKMTDVVDATPAIATASDQEWEAQQGATFPSLYAMIAKRHMYEYGTTREQLAQFSVVNHKNAKNNPNAQFPFEISVDKVINSTVVADPLTLLDCSPVSDGAAAVVMVPAEDAKKYTDTPIYVRASAQASGTIALHNRKDLTTIDSTRVASRKAYEMAGVTTKDIDLAEVHDCFSINGLLAVEDLGFAEKGKGGIAIEEGQTEIDGDFPINPSGGLKARGHPLGATGIAQAAEVVWQLRGEAGKRQVDGAEIGMTHNIGGTGGTAAVHIFGRDLD; encoded by the coding sequence ATGAGAGATGTTGCAATTATAGGTGTTTCACAAACTAAATTCGGTGAATTATGGGATTCATCTTTTAGAGATTTAATCGCTGAAGCAGGTGTAAAAGCTGTTATGGATGCTGAAGTTGAAGGAGACGATATTGAAGCAATGTATGTAGGAAATATGTCTTCCGGTTTATTTGTAGACCAGGAACATATTGCTGCACTTATTTCTGATCACATGGGTCTTAATCCAATTCCAACTACAAGAGTAGAAGCAGCATGTGCATCTGGTGGACTTGCTCTAAGACAAGGAATCATGGCAGTTGCATCAGGTTTCCATGATGTTGTAATTTCTGCAGGTGTAGAAAAAATGACTGATGTTGTAGATGCTACTCCAGCTATTGCTACTGCATCTGATCAAGAATGGGAAGCACAACAAGGAGCTACTTTCCCATCATTATATGCGATGATTGCAAAAAGACACATGTATGAATATGGAACTACAAGGGAACAATTAGCTCAATTTTCAGTAGTAAACCATAAAAATGCTAAAAACAACCCTAATGCACAGTTCCCATTTGAAATTAGTGTGGATAAAGTAATTAACTCTACTGTGGTAGCTGATCCTTTAACACTTTTAGACTGTTCTCCAGTTTCTGACGGAGCAGCAGCTGTTGTTATGGTTCCTGCAGAAGATGCTAAAAAATACACTGATACTCCAATTTATGTAAGAGCATCTGCACAGGCTTCCGGAACTATTGCATTACATAACAGGAAAGACTTAACTACTATTGATTCAACTAGAGTAGCTTCCAGAAAAGCATATGAAATGGCAGGAGTTACTACTAAAGACATTGACCTTGCAGAAGTTCACGACTGTTTCTCAATCAACGGTCTTTTAGCTGTAGAAGACTTAGGTTTTGCTGAAAAAGGTAAAGGTGGAATAGCTATTGAAGAAGGTCAAACAGAAATAGACGGTGATTTCCCAATTAACCCATCTGGAGGTTTAAAAGCTCGTGGACACCCTCTTGGAGCAACAGGTATTGCTCAGGCTGCTGAAGTTGTATGGCAACTTAGAGGAGAAGCAGGCAAACGTCAAGTTGATGGTGCAGAAATAGGTATGACTCATAATATCGGTGGTACTGGAGGTACTGCAGCTGTACATATATTTGGAAGAGATCTTGATTAA